One genomic segment of Bradyrhizobium prioriisuperbiae includes these proteins:
- the trpS gene encoding tryptophan--tRNA ligase, whose product MPVAPDNRPIILTGDRTTGPLHLGHYAGSLKNRVRLQSTHRQFLLLADTQALTDNAHDPDKIRRNVLEVALDYLAVGIDPALTTICVQSALPALAELTLLYLNFVTVARLERNPTIKDEIQARGFGRDIPAGFLCYPVAQAADITGFKATVVPVGEDQAPLIEQTNEIVRRLNHQIGRDVLLEAKALFAEVGRLPGVDGKAKMSKSQGNAILLSASPNGISNAVRRMYTDPAHLRATDPGKVEGNVVFTYLNAFDEDRFAVAELKAQYRRGGLGDVAVKRRLEDLLQHVLAPIRARREQFGRDPGFVIDLLRRGTRTARERTQATLDELRGALGLSVLPPA is encoded by the coding sequence ATGCCCGTTGCCCCCGACAATCGCCCCATCATCCTGACCGGCGACCGCACTACTGGTCCGCTGCATCTCGGCCACTATGCCGGATCGCTGAAAAATCGCGTCCGACTGCAATCGACCCATCGGCAGTTCCTGCTGCTCGCCGATACCCAGGCGCTCACCGATAATGCGCACGATCCCGATAAGATTCGCCGCAACGTGCTTGAGGTAGCGCTGGATTATCTCGCGGTTGGCATCGATCCGGCGCTGACCACGATCTGCGTACAGTCCGCCTTGCCGGCGCTGGCGGAGTTGACGCTGCTCTATCTCAACTTTGTTACCGTCGCTCGACTCGAGCGCAACCCGACCATCAAGGATGAGATCCAGGCGCGAGGATTCGGGCGCGATATCCCGGCGGGCTTCCTGTGTTATCCGGTGGCGCAGGCCGCCGATATCACGGGCTTCAAGGCCACCGTGGTTCCGGTCGGCGAGGATCAGGCGCCGCTGATCGAACAGACCAACGAAATCGTGCGTCGGCTGAATCATCAGATTGGCCGTGATGTTCTGCTGGAGGCGAAGGCGTTATTCGCAGAGGTGGGCCGGCTGCCGGGTGTCGACGGCAAGGCGAAGATGAGCAAGTCGCAAGGCAATGCGATCCTGCTCTCCGCCTCGCCCAACGGCATCAGCAACGCGGTGCGGCGCATGTACACCGATCCCGCCCATCTGCGTGCTACCGACCCCGGTAAGGTAGAGGGCAATGTCGTCTTCACCTATCTCAACGCGTTCGACGAGGATCGGTTTGCGGTCGCGGAACTGAAGGCGCAATATCGAAGGGGTGGTCTCGGCGACGTGGCGGTCAAGCGCAGGTTGGAAGATCTGCTGCAGCATGTGCTAGCGCCAATTCGTGCGCGGCGGGAACAATTCGGCCGTGATCCGGGCTTTGTGATCGATCTATTGCGGCGGGGAACACGGACCGCACGCGAACGCACCCAGGCGACGCTCGACGAGCTGCGCGGCGCGCTCGGGCTGTCAGTGCTCCCACCTGCATGA
- a CDS encoding PRC-barrel domain-containing protein — protein sequence MATAARETGTLIGSDKVEGTAVYGADGEKIGSIERVMIDKVSGKVSYAVLSFGGFLGIGDDHYPLPWSSLKYNTELGGYQSMIPVEKLEKAPSYATESEWNWNDTARARSVNSYYGVAMV from the coding sequence ATGGCAACAGCAGCACGTGAAACCGGAACTCTGATCGGCAGTGACAAAGTCGAGGGAACCGCGGTGTACGGCGCCGACGGCGAAAAGATCGGCTCGATCGAGCGGGTGATGATCGACAAGGTCAGCGGCAAGGTGTCCTACGCCGTGCTCAGCTTCGGCGGCTTTCTCGGCATCGGCGACGATCATTATCCGCTGCCGTGGTCATCGCTGAAGTACAACACCGAACTCGGCGGTTATCAGTCGATGATCCCGGTGGAGAAACTCGAGAAGGCGCCGAGCTACGCCACCGAGTCCGAGTGGAACTGGAACGACACCGCCCGCGCCCGCAGCGTGAATTCGTACTATGGGGTTGCTATGGT